Proteins co-encoded in one Patescibacteria group bacterium genomic window:
- a CDS encoding glycosyltransferase family 2 protein produces MSPLITIVIITWNSRKFLPYCLESIFEQTFKDFSIIIVDNGSTDGTVEYIKQEYPMATCLKNFKNLGFCRANNQGIHLAKGEYVLLCNTDIILKNDFLKNAMKTIESDKNIASVGGKLLKAKWDSEELPKPIKTDIIDSCGLRVLKSHHVVERGENEKDEDQYSKPEEIFGISGALMLLRKSALEDIKYKEEYFDENFFSYKEDVDLDWRFRLAGYISRYNPQAHAYHFRGVSKGDDRKTRSKLINQLSYKNHLLSLLKNLTFANLVFYFPFIFFYELKKLVYVLLFEQSTFPGLFKFFSQLGETLDKRRFIMKGKQVSDKEIRGWIT; encoded by the coding sequence ATGTCCCCCCTCATCACAATCGTCATCATCACCTGGAACAGCCGCAAATTTTTGCCATACTGCCTGGAATCAATCTTTGAACAAACATTCAAGGATTTTTCAATTATTATTGTTGACAATGGCTCAACTGATGGTACAGTTGAATATATCAAACAAGAGTATCCCATGGCGACCTGTTTAAAGAATTTTAAAAATCTTGGTTTTTGCCGCGCTAATAATCAGGGCATTCATTTGGCAAAAGGCGAGTATGTTTTGCTATGCAATACTGATATAATTTTGAAAAATGATTTTTTAAAAAATGCGATGAAGACAATAGAATCTGATAAAAATATTGCTAGTGTGGGCGGAAAATTGCTTAAAGCTAAATGGGACTCTGAAGAATTGCCAAAACCCATAAAAACTGATATAATAGACTCTTGCGGTTTGCGGGTTTTAAAAAGTCACCACGTTGTAGAGCGGGGTGAAAATGAAAAAGATGAAGACCAGTACAGCAAACCGGAAGAAATTTTTGGAATTTCTGGTGCCTTAATGCTTCTTCGTAAGTCAGCTCTTGAAGACATTAAATATAAAGAAGAATATTTTGATGAAAATTTCTTTTCCTATAAAGAAGACGTTGACTTAGATTGGCGATTCCGTCTGGCTGGGTATATATCTCGGTATAATCCCCAAGCTCACGCTTATCATTTTCGGGGTGTAAGCAAAGGTGATGACCGCAAAACACGCTCAAAGTTAATAAATCAATTATCCTACAAAAATCACTTACTATCACTCCTCAAAAATTTGACTTTTGCCAACCTGGTTTTTTACTTTCCTTTTATATTTTTTTATGAGCTGAAAAAGTTGGTTTATGTTTTGCTTTTCGAGCAGTCAACATTTCCTGGTTTATTCAAATTTTTTAGTCAGTTAGGCGAGACTTTGGATAAGAGGAGATTTATTATGAAAGGGAAGCAGGTGAGCGATAAAGAGATAAGGGGGTGGATTACCTAA
- a CDS encoding glycosyltransferase family 2 protein, with product MVELSIIILNYKQRGLVKQCVKGILSLCLVFDYEIIVVDNDSRDGCLKMIKKQFNNSRIKTIQSDKNLGMGAGNNLGIRQAQGEYILILNPDITLLEGAIEKMIKFMKESSRVGILAPKLLNPDRSVQYAQFRFPDFWRPLYRRTLLGKTAWGKKRLEDFLMFDWDRKSARKIDWALGACLLIRKLALDSIGLFDERFFLFFEDTDLCRRFWNNSWEVWCLPEAEMVHYPERLSAKKINLQNLFSKPVRAHLISQMKYFCKWRKYTN from the coding sequence ATGGTGGAATTATCAATAATCATTTTAAATTACAAGCAACGGGGACTAGTCAAGCAGTGTGTCAAAGGGATATTGTCCCTATGTTTAGTTTTTGATTACGAAATTATTGTTGTTGACAATGATTCTCGTGATGGGTGCCTAAAAATGATTAAAAAGCAATTCAATAACTCCAGAATTAAGACTATTCAATCAGATAAAAATCTTGGCATGGGTGCGGGTAATAATTTGGGTATTAGACAAGCGCAAGGTGAATATATTTTAATTCTTAATCCTGATATTACATTGCTTGAAGGCGCTATTGAGAAAATGATTAAGTTCATGAAAGAAAGCTCTAGGGTTGGTATTCTGGCGCCAAAATTACTTAATCCAGACAGAAGCGTGCAATACGCGCAATTCCGATTCCCAGATTTTTGGCGGCCGCTTTACCGCCGTACTCTGTTAGGTAAAACCGCTTGGGGCAAAAAAAGATTAGAAGACTTTTTAATGTTTGATTGGGATAGAAAGTCCGCGCGAAAGATTGATTGGGCGCTCGGAGCTTGCCTGTTAATTCGTAAGCTAGCGCTTGATTCTATCGGACTTTTTGATGAACGATTCTTCTTGTTTTTTGAAGATACTGATTTATGCCGGCGGTTTTGGAACAATAGTTGGGAAGTATGGTGTCTGCCAGAAGCAGAAATGGTTCATTATCCGGAACGGCTTTCTGCTAAAAAAATAAATTTACAAAATTTATTTTCAAAACCAGTCCGAGCGCATTTAATTTCGCAGATGAAATATTTTTGTAAGTGGAGAAAATACACTAATTAA
- the tig gene encoding trigger factor translates to MTYDIINKTNQELEVKVTVPVVELQEATKKTANKLSKEIKIDGFRPGKAPYEVVKKYVGEMKIFEETASELVAKYLNEIIIKENLDIMGQPKVDLEKLAPGNEFSFKAVFTLLPTVTLPDFSKIKIEKHEVKVNEEDINKSLEELRKTRAKEVLEKRPAQKGDKLEVDYEVYVDGKLIKGGKAEKQSVILGEGLMIPGFEDKLIGATADQDKEFELTFPKNYVPELAGKKARFKVKVRGVYKQELPHLDDDFAKSLGKNSIIDLKKQMQENLYLEVEQKENERQELEMLDKIVQAASITFIPESLVKNEQEQMLKETKFQIEHGGGKFEDYLSHLKKTEEEVKNGFEKEAEKKVKLNLLFRKLIIDNKIKVDEKRVDEEVERQAKAYASMPEMVEKMKSDNYWVYLREMMLNRKVIEWLNNTIVRD, encoded by the coding sequence ATGACCTACGACATCATCAATAAAACCAACCAAGAACTTGAAGTTAAAGTTACTGTTCCAGTAGTAGAGCTTCAAGAAGCTACTAAAAAAACAGCTAACAAACTCTCAAAAGAGATCAAAATTGACGGCTTTCGGCCGGGTAAAGCGCCGTACGAGGTTGTCAAAAAGTATGTGGGTGAGATGAAAATTTTTGAAGAAACAGCTAGTGAATTAGTGGCTAAATATCTTAACGAAATCATTATTAAAGAAAACTTGGATATCATGGGCCAGCCAAAAGTTGATTTAGAAAAACTAGCGCCCGGAAACGAGTTTAGCTTTAAGGCGGTTTTTACATTACTGCCAACCGTAACCTTGCCTGACTTCTCTAAGATTAAAATTGAGAAACATGAAGTAAAAGTTAACGAGGAAGATATTAATAAATCTTTGGAAGAACTAAGAAAGACGCGGGCTAAAGAAGTCCTAGAAAAACGACCAGCCCAAAAAGGTGATAAATTAGAAGTTGATTATGAGGTATATGTTGACGGCAAATTGATTAAGGGCGGCAAAGCAGAAAAACAGAGCGTGATACTTGGTGAGGGCCTAATGATCCCTGGGTTTGAAGATAAACTGATTGGCGCAACCGCTGACCAAGACAAAGAATTTGAATTAACTTTTCCTAAAAATTATGTTCCTGAACTGGCCGGCAAAAAGGCGAGGTTCAAAGTCAAGGTGCGGGGCGTATATAAACAAGAGTTACCCCATCTTGACGATGATTTTGCTAAAAGCTTAGGAAAAAATTCAATCATTGATTTAAAAAAACAAATGCAAGAAAATCTTTATTTGGAAGTCGAGCAAAAAGAAAACGAACGCCAAGAATTAGAAATGTTGGATAAAATTGTTCAAGCGGCATCAATTACCTTTATTCCGGAATCATTAGTAAAAAATGAGCAAGAACAAATGTTAAAAGAAACGAAATTTCAAATAGAACATGGCGGAGGCAAGTTTGAAGATTATCTTTCACACCTCAAAAAAACCGAAGAAGAAGTAAAAAATGGTTTCGAGAAAGAGGCAGAGAAAAAAGTAAAATTAAATCTGTTGTTTCGTAAATTGATTATTGATAATAAGATTAAAGTTGATGAAAAAAGAGTTGATGAGGAGGTTGAACGGCAAGCCAAAGCTTATGCTTCTATGCCGGAGATGGTGGAGAAAATGAAGAGTGATAATTATTGGGTTTA